The region ATGAAACTAATCTATCTCTCTGTGTTTTTTCTTGTATACTTATATATTTCTTTTGTAGAGCTCAACGATGGTTCTTTGTGTTCCGGTAAACTTTTGGATGGACTAGTTATTTACCTTGCATATGATTGTGTGTAGGATATCAGGGAAGTCTGGAGATGGAAAGGTGATATATTCTCATACACATGGGGAACCGTTTCTGTTCACCTATGGTAAATCTGAAGTAAGCAGCGCATTCCTTTATTTATGTTCATGTATTATGGTTATTTTTTTGTCTTCAGACATGTTTAATGTATATTTTTGATAATACCTtgctaatattatttttaagatAACTAATAGCTATACATatctaagttctatttttattattctttcTTGTGATTAGATACCAAAAGGTCTTGAGTTGGGAATTGGAACAATGACACGAGGAGAAAAAGCAGTTATTTATGTCACTAAGGAATACTTAACTCAATGCCCTCTGATGCCCTCCATTGAAGGTGTTTCTGAAGTCAACTTCGAAGTAGAGTTGCTGCATTTTGTTCAGGTAAAACGCATATATTATGTTTACCCTTTTCATGGTTGTTCAAAGGAAAGAATCTCAGGGAGCTACATCTAGGGGACGGTGTGATTGCAAaccaatattaaaatgcatggTTTTATTCAGTAGCTTATCTTTTCATTTCTCCTTGTTCGAGGAAAAGTTAGTGGCCAATTTTGTATCGGGGTGTGTgctttgggggggggggggggggggggggtctaATCAATTGCACTTTCTCAAATCTATTTATAAGTTATTAGAGATAACTTGGTTTGGATTCGCAGGTCCgtgatgtccttggggatgggCGCTTGATAAAACGCCGTTTGCGAGATGGAAGAGGTTCttttcaataattattatattgtttCCTTGATCTATTATATTGAACGAATACCAGTTCACCGGATAAAGTCAATGATTGTAATAATAGTCATTTACCAACTTCATTATAGGTTTCTTTCTGCCTAATAAAGCATATTAATTTGCTAAAACATTTCCTGTGTACTTTCTGTGATATTCCAAATAATTAGGTGAATTTCCTATGGATTGCCCTCTTCATGATAGCCTGTTACGTGTCCACTACAAGGGGATGCTTCTCGATGAGGAAAACACTGTTTTCTATGATACAAGAGTTAATAACACTGATCATCAGCCTTTTGAGTTCAGATCAGGGGAAGGCCTTGTAAGGCACACTTCAGAGCTAAGCTTATATGTCCAACTTCTTTAAAGCTTTTTTAGATCTGTTATTTACTTCTGGTTTTAATAGGTGCCAGAAGGGTTTGAAATGTGCACAAGATTGATGTTACCTGGAGAGATAGCTTCGGTCACATGCCCCCCAGACTATGCTTACGATAAGTTTCCAAGGTTAAACTTACCAGTGATCGTACATAGATATTACACCTAGTGTAAATGTTGCTAAAAAATACTTCTTCTGCTGCTAATCTGTCATTCATGGTCTAACTTCTTATTTCCAATTATTTGTTTAACTAGTTTCTGTTGTTCATTAATATGAACAGGCCAGCCAACGTTCCTCAAGGTGCTTATGTAAAATGGGAGATTGAGCTTCTTGATTACGAGAAGCAAAAGGTAAGAAAATTTAAGATCATGATATGGAATAAAAACTGAACCACAATAATCTTACATGTGGCCCATGCATTCAATATTGAAATGTCATCTTTCAATTATGAGTGTAGGAACTCGATTGAGGAAATGGATTATTTTTGTCCTCTTTTGTTAATGAAAACTAGTGAGAAATGGATAACTAAATAGCCTCAGACACATAACGGTATTTCTAATGTAATATATAGACACATCAGTCAGTCTAAATTTATTGCAGTTTTATTATGATCAATGATAATTTGATTAATGTCTCACGCTATGACTACTACAAGAGCACCCAATAATTGAAAAATCTAACATAAATACAGTGGGTCAAAAATTTTGCACCGTAGCCTAATCCTGTTTAGAAAcctatttattatgattaaaTAGTACTACAATGTATTTCTTGTATCCTGCCAAAATTAAAGATTTCTTTGTTGGCTGAATTTGTTCTGCCCAATCGGCATTGCTGCTGATTGAATCCTTGCTGCAGGACTGGACAGGTTTCAACTTTAGAGAAATAATGGATGCTGTTGAGAAGATCAAAGGCACGGTATATGTTACTTGATTACTCAGTGGGGACTTTTTCATTTGTCAATGTGTTTTTCTTCTCAAAATGGGAAGGGGCGAGAACAAATATAAAAGTGTATAAGGCAGGGAAGGAAATCCTTATGTGATGTATAAGTATCTTAATATAATGCATGTTATACCAGAATCAATAGCCACCATGAGACATAGCTACTGACCTGCTTGCAGCAGGTGGTGTGTAAAATGTTTAGTACAATCAGAAGATATGTACTGATGCATCTGTAATGATGAACTGCACTGATTGAATTCGCAATATACATTCTCTATTCATATCTTTCTTCCTTTACAAGTTGATGAATGTTCCAGGTAGTTCATGAACAATCATCCATACAAAGTGAGATTATGGACTTTTTTCTTTCATTAAAAATAGTCTTTACAGCTTCATTTCTTTCATTCACTAAATTCTGGATGAATCAACAGTATCTATTGTTCTTGTAGTCTGAGCATGCTTATATTATATGCTTTTGTTCTTTAAGTTGTAAATATTCGATATTTCTTCATACTGTGGAAGCAATATTATTCTCTGTATATTTCAGGGTAACAGGCTATTCAAAGAAGGCAAATATGAACTTGCCAAAGCAAAATATGAACAtgtaatttccttttattttgatCTCAGTTCTTTTCCTAAGCATTTAGAGGCAGCATGTATTTTAAATATACATTGCTTTATCCATTTTAGTTGTTCAACCCTTTGAGTTATTTCTGACTAACATACTGTTATTGAGTGATTTGGATTGCCTTTCTTACTTAAATTGGTACCCAGTTGCTTCGGGAATTTAATCACGTTAATCCTCAAGATGATGAGGGCAAAGAATTTTCAAACACAAGAGTACGTATTACAAGGAATTTATGCAATATTATCTTCAGAAACGAGTTAATTTATGTTCTGTTCAAATTGGTTGAAGGATTTGCTGCACCTGAACATGGCTGCCTGCTTGCTGAAAATTGGCGAATATAGGAAATCAGTTGAAAGTTGCAACAAGGTAATCCCCCAAACCTCATGGTGAATGTTTTCCAGATTTAGATTCCTACTAAGAAGGTAGCTAGCTTTTGAAATCTCATGAAATGACCGACTAATGAGTTTCTGCATTTAAAGGTATTGGATGCCAACCCAGCTCATGTCAAAGCTCTGTACCGCCGTGGAATGGCATACATGGCTGTTGGTAACTTCGAAGAAGCTAGGGCAGATTTCAATAAGGTACAACATCATTGAAATGTTACTGGTGGTGAAGGCGGTCATATAGTTATTTATCTCCCATCTGAATCACTCTTCTTGGTTTCAGATGATGAGCGTTGACAAATCATCAGAAGCAACCGCAAATGCAGCTCTTCTCAAACTGAAAAAGGAGGAGCAGGTTAGTGTCAAAAACAAATCTTGGCTCAGTTATGGAACACTTCTAATCATGTTGAACAGATATTAAGGTTTCATAAAAGTTACTCCGTTTGTTTGTGAACCAATGTGCGCTACTGGGTTGTTCAGGAAATTCACGAACGAGCTCGTCAACAGTTTAAGGGATTGTTTGACAAGAAACCAGGGGAGATTTCTGAGGCTGGTGGCAAGGATCTGCAAGAAGAGGCTCCCCTCGATGCGGATGACCGCGATGCTATAAATGACGATAAAGAGCATCTTCTCGAGGCCACCGCTCCTCCACCTACAAGCATATGGTCCAGATTATGGCCTAATACCAGGAACCTTTTTACAACTCTTGGATTAGATAGATGTaccattttgtgatattttatctcACTTGGAATAAATTGATGTCACGTTATCTATCTAATATGAAAAGAGAGGACCATACATTTTTGGTGATAACTTATCATTCTTCCTTGTTATTTTTATCTCACGTATTACAACTCATACGTGACATCTTTCGAAGAAAATTacgaacaagaaaataaatattcaacTGCATTCGACCTCCGACATAGCTTGATTCACACAGTATAATAATTTCCACAGCTACAGTCATACAACGCAGACTCGACCTCTTCAATATGATACTGATAGAGACCAGCAACAAGATTTCCGGCGGCATGTCCAGCCACCGCTGCTGCAAAGAAGACGAAATCGGTGGCCATTATGGCTATGATGGCCAAGTAAGTCATGAACATCTGAAGCGCCCGCAAGGCGGCGCCACCCAGCGCAGCCACCCTCGGATCGCTTCGTCGGCTGACGGGGTAGTTGGAGCAGAACTCAGCAGTGAAGGTGAGCAGAAACACTAACAAGAGAGAGAAACCATAGTCGTAAGGAGATTGGTAGTGGGGCCACCCCGGCAAGAGCCTCATAAGATACCAATTCCAAAAGCTGCTAAATGAGGAGGTCTCCatacaaaattcaaattaaatgcAGGCTGAAATCTTctcttcacacacacacacacatatatatatatatatgtgattaGTTGTGAATATGAAGCCAAGTTGCAAAAGAATTGGTTGCCTTTTGAGGAGTGATTGGGATTTGGTGGAATGGATGAAATGATTGCATAACTTGCTTGAGGTTTTATAAAGGTTGGGGGCTAATTATTGATCTATGTCAAGTTACATTTTTCGATgctattcatttttaattaatagagTATGACTTTGAAGCTACGGTAAATGCATAAATTGCAAGCATTTCAAAAGCTGAGTTTGAAATTAAGGACTTGTAAAAGGCAGATGGcctttagaaaaaaaatacccAGTAACTACCTCTTGACTTTGTAGTTTAATACTAGATTTGTGAGATGAAGAAATGCTCGCGTAATCGTATGAGtttttgttatgttttttttcttgttaATGATTTTTTCTTATGTTTTAATACTTCATCTCTTATTAAATTATTGGCTATTTAAATCTTGTATATACAATAAAAATTTTATGATAGTTTTTTAaccctattattattattattattattattattattattattattattattattattattattattattgaaacCTTTGTTTCATACATTAACCCCTTTGCCGCTCGGCCAACTCTCACACGCCTATTATTTTGATTGTCGTTATGTTGTATAATGTGTTTCCCTGAAATATGTCGATATGCATAATTCTGGAGCCAAGTCATCGGGTACCCCCACCAATCGAATAAATTGTCACATTATTGTCACTATTGTGTATTCAAATATTGATTCGGCATTAGAGAAAACGACATGAATGCCAGTTTGTCCATTTTGCTTTAATCAATAAAAGCAAAATTAAGAATATTAATAATGTCTCTGTGATTTAACGACGTAAAGAAATTATCCATACAATCAAGAGCAAATTAAGAACACTCATGAAGATCCTTACAAAAATCACGGAAACTCGACTATGTCGTATCAGAAGTGTAGAAAATGAATTGAAATGTGGAAATGTAAATAATGAGAATGGCTAAGGACTGAGGAGTAGTACTGTACATTTTATTGACTTAAAGTGACCTTATTTAATACTCTTTCCGTTTCATAAAAAATGTCAAACTTGTGGGACGACACAAGATTTTAGAtggttttattttgtgggtTAGGTGAgtagaaaatattatatttatattattgtgagagaaattttttctaaaaatggaaatgtggcatcttaagtgggacaaaatcacaaaataaaaaggaaattgggacatcttttatgggacagaggaagtaatATGTATGTATAGTAAAACTTGTGCTCCAAATATTCTTTGGCTCCAAgattatgatttaattattttttcttttttaacacTCTCCCTCCAGTTGAGTGGTGAGATTTCTAAAACTCAACTTGCAAAATACACTTGTTAGACCCTCGAGTTGACTGTCTTGATAAGAATATATGTCAGCCTAATCTTCTGATTAGACAAATGGAAACTCCACAACTCCACTCTCAATCTTCTCTTTGATGAATCTTTTTATTCCAACACATCCCCTTAAGTATCGGGCAATATGATACTGAACTTGTAGCAATCTTCAGTTAAATCAGACAATTTTGACTCTAGTCGAGGAGCTAATCCCCACAATTTTGACTTGTGTCGAGAGCTAATTCAGACAGTTTTTACTCGTGACGAGAAGCTAAATCATTGACAATTTAAGCTTGTGTCTAGAAGCACTTTAAGTTTTCTTTGACATTTTTTGCTTGTGTCAAGAGCCAACTTAGACAGTTTTTGCTTATATCCGGGAGCCACTTGGATAGTTTTTGCTCATATTCAGGAGTCATTTTAAAGAGTTTTCGCTCTTAACTAGGagccatttcatttttttctaacAGTTTTTATGCTCGTGCCTAGGAGCAGCTCGTATCTAGGACCCACTTTTTCCTTCTTCAGATATAGGGTTTTCTACAATTCTTCAACCACTAAAGAATTTAATGAATTTTGTTCATAAGTTGTGGGTCTTTCTTGCTTCCCTGCTCAGCCTCATACATTTTGTTTCTCTCCGTCCTCGGCGGAAGGCTAATTCTGACCACACAACGGAGCAATCTCGCTTGCCACTGAATGGGTTTCTCTTTTGTCGGCTAACAAATTATAGATCGTTAGCTACTCTGGTACcatgttgaaaaatgaaataatccattttattttcttcacacTTATTTTACATGGtgaaataattttttgaaatgataacaatattttcatataaaatctaaatcatatatgtatatgataaaaatttattacaaaaatataaaatctaataactttcaaaataaaaattctttaatatattaattagagaatttgaaaaaaaaaaactcaataaAATATTTGGGCCAACTAATTAGAACTAATTATAAAGCCCATAACTAATTAAGAATTAATCCGCCTCCATTTCTATTTTGCTCCGGTGggctttcattttatcttctccCCCAACTtctgttagagcatccgcaacgcgtctcgttgcgggctctatctcgtctcggagagatgAGACCGCATCGAGATAGCGTTGCAggctccgtctcgtcccggtctaatccccagcccgtcccgtgTCTCGTCGCGGAGAGGCAGGCCGccagctgtctcgccacgcgcgttggccacgtggcgagctgtggttcgtccgtgacgctcactcgccggcccgcgagtgggcgtcgtttatttccgttgaaaatattttttttgtttttttaaaaattcagaaaaaatttgaataataaaaaaaatcccaaaattatactagccgtttatagccgtttttacaaattttttatttttttttgtattttttaagcccccaatcgcttctataaatatcaaatcattcccacaaattaatccacaaaaaagctctctattctcactcaaacactatacattcttcatctcaaaacattattcttctcccaaatttaatccattcatggatccatttgagcatatgcgtcgaataatggaagaatcgctagaagaagatcgacgtagggaggaggaggaagccacggcgcctcaaaggcgatcccggtcttacatccatcgtaaccgggaggaagctgccgcaaggttggtactcgattacttctgtgagaacccggtatggggagagaccAACTTCCGttgccgtttccgcatgcggaaacggctatttctgcatatcgcaaatacattggcagcccgggaagagttcttccaagaagggttcgacgccgttggccgtcccagtcacacgacgttccagaaatgtactgcagcaatccgtcagcttgctactgaaCTAACgacggatttgttcgacgaatacctgcacattggggaaagcactcggagaatgtgtttgatgaacttctgcaaaggagtccgggcagccttcaccgacgaatttctccggaagccaagcaccgcagattatcagtttctgctccgacttcacgaacaagtgcacaGATTctccgggatgcttggcagcgtcgattgcatgcattggcaatggaagaattgccctgtggcgtggagggggtcatacacgagcggccacaaaggcacccaccccaccgttatactcgaggttgttgccgactaccggctatggatttggcatgcgtatttcggggtccccggatcgaacaacgacgtccacgtgctcaaccaattcgacctcttcaccgaagttttgaatggtaaagcgctgaccatcaacttcatcgctaacaaccggcagtataaaatggggtaatatcttgccgacggcatctatccGAAATGGGGTACTACAGTCTAGtttttcctaaaaaaatacagttATAATCAGTTACTCGTGATTCTGAAAGAGTATAACTCTCAAATTAGTTCATCGCTCGATCTTTTTATTGTCTTTTTGATcgatcatttcttttctttttatataatgaagaaaaaaacaaagagTGTGTCTAATAAGAATAGTGTCCCCACATCTGTTCTATATAGTTGAATTTTGTCGTTGGTGAGAAATTCAACAACTATTTAatagtttgtgatattatatgtcaaattcaaagtttgtgggataaaaacaatttttttataagttTGGTGATAATATGCGCCAAtatcatttttttgttattaattttatgttttgattttttctattttagagaaaatacatacgattttttaaaaaaaattggactaATCATATTTCGTTGGTTAGCAAATTGGTTTACCATGTACTCTCTTCTCTTCGGTCCCCACTAAATGTCCAATATATTCAATTAACTCATTctcactaatatttttttataaaactaatactatataaaagtaggactatataaaagtagaacccTAAACTCATATTTCAGTAACTTTTTCTATACATTTATACTAATAATGGGAACAGAAGGGAGTAGTATCTATAAACATATATCTACACTGGCTATAATCCTATAACTGTGATTAAATATCTACACTGGCTATAATCCTATAACtgtgattaaatattttatttggaatATTTATAACAGTGGAAGTTGAGAGTATATGGGCAAGTACTGGAACATTCCACAGCCATCTCATGAGAGCACCCTCTCGAACAAGCAACTAATCCAAGTATCCAACACATATTTTACTACTTACAAATGAATCAAATCATGTAGTTCGTGGAAGCCCCATGAAACTTCAAGTCCCTTAATTGTAGCTATAAATACCAATACATTTCAATGCATCCTCAACTATCACAAACCAATTCGCAAGCTTAATCAAATTGTCAGCTAAAAAATTCTCAAAAATGTCTCTGATCCCTCAAATTCTAGGAGAAATTTGTTCGGCCTTCAACGCGGCGCCGGTGGGCTTCGCGAGTAAGCCaatatattttcaataaaaacaatcacaaactgATCCAGAAATGGTTGAAACACTTTGTTCATCAGTGCCATAAAAGTTGcaggtgcatttgtcagtccgAAAGGCATTACCAAAAATTCATAATGGTCATATCGTGTCCGAAAAGCTGTCTTTGGAATATCCGCTTCGGCTATCTTCAATTGATGGTATCCTGATCGAAGATCTATCTTTGAAAACACTTGTGCACCCTGAAGTTGATCAAACAAATCTTCTATTCTGGGCAATGGATATTTATTCTTCACCGTCACTTGATTCAACTTTCGATAGTCTATACAAAGTCGCAATGtaccatctttcttcttcacaaataaTACTGGTGCACTCCaaggtgaaacactgggtcgtATAAATCCCCTATATAATAATTATCGTAACTGTTTCTTCAACTCTTGCAACTCCAATAGAGA is a window of Salvia splendens isolate huo1 chromosome 3, SspV2, whole genome shotgun sequence DNA encoding:
- the LOC121795588 gene encoding peptidyl-prolyl cis-trans isomerase PASTICCINO1-like is translated as MAVVEESEQQLKQQKKKPVSEDDKRRKKMPPGSLMKALIRPGAGEKTPIEGDQIIYHCTIRTLDGVVVESTRSEYGGNGIPKRQVLGKSKIILGLLEGFPTMLKGEVAMFKVKPELHYGEEDCPVSVPDGFPKDDELHFEIELIEFSKVKVITEDLGVLKKVEEDGQGWEQPREPYEVKAWISGKSGDGKVIYSHTHGEPFLFTYGKSEIPKGLELGIGTMTRGEKAVIYVTKEYLTQCPLMPSIEGVSEVNFEVELLHFVQVRDVLGDGRLIKRRLRDGRGEFPMDCPLHDSLLRVHYKGMLLDEENTVFYDTRVNNTDHQPFEFRSGEGLVPEGFEMCTRLMLPGEIASVTCPPDYAYDKFPRPANVPQGAYVKWEIELLDYEKQKDWTGFNFREIMDAVEKIKGTGNRLFKEGKYELAKAKYEHLLREFNHVNPQDDEGKEFSNTRDLLHLNMAACLLKIGEYRKSVESCNKVLDANPAHVKALYRRGMAYMAVGNFEEARADFNKMMSVDKSSEATANAALLKLKKEEQEIHERARQQFKGLFDKKPGEISEAGGKDLQEEAPLDADDRDAINDDKEHLLEATAPPPTSIWSRLWPNTRNLFTTLGLDRCTIL
- the LOC121796813 gene encoding copper transporter 4-like, which encodes METSSFSSFWNWYLMRLLPGWPHYQSPYDYGFSLLLVFLLTFTAEFCSNYPVSRRSDPRVAALGGAALRALQMFMTYLAIIAIMATDFVFFAAAVAGHAAGNLVAGLYQYHIEEVESALYDCSCGNYYTV